One region of Molothrus aeneus isolate 106 chromosome 1, BPBGC_Maene_1.0, whole genome shotgun sequence genomic DNA includes:
- the FBXO43 gene encoding F-box only protein 43, with protein sequence MSDSHLVRFSTLKRNRLTPPRSSFKYSNFRDTCCTSAFLDSRCNESGEDPEADREEAPSVTSVLLLQEHSEHVHPSAFFPRSPLIEKEFNSISLSEEIETNRSADFFETPKSGRKGSSLRRRLLLPNTVKAGTTVGCCERQLSSSGSIRKKIFSCVLSSEEKLSQTAAYSPKDKDYKTLTTSTSEPENSNPNSPKRRLSFSQQRTSTLEESQCKDPLLLETEGLSPIQWKDVTASNTNEFNENVLMSVRDGVLRTPTYSRSSLPEASEGKYLTSITSPVENLNFGLCDINSPPVKVANYPDLSTPEDSGYNSLPLDKSGDSLSDYEGSFQELFQKHREDSRTLDSKRKTRKLERVRRLSTLRELGSQSETEDNHGSPTSMHVLTKERDYVSEDHELVLKEQPSGDLVVSHGDFSRTPALKIVHEICLQRQRLHQKQISENIDGTEIFALDHVLPGLIGKKMGLEKLDILTELKDRNLKHVLAIVLDALTVESLCSIWKVSKSWREIIVQDRNADKRRKLYTKQLKEAAREYLLKAEDAATRLNILNRSALRPVQAQARTPVLQTPPSHTELTPRRCSSVPHSASRQEEYMKVAKTLFTDEALKPCPRCQYPAKYQLVKKRGLCSREACAFEFCILCLQAFHGSKECNSLSAKRKNKKDAPPGSAQSKRNLKRL encoded by the exons ATGTCAGACAGTCATCTAGTGAGGTTCAGTACTCTTAAAAGAAATAGATTAACAcctcccaggagcagctttAAATACTCAAATTTTAGAGACACGTGTTGCACTTCAGCATTTCTGGACAGCAGATGCAATGAGTCAGGAGAAGATCCTGAGGCAGACCGCGAAGAAGCACCCAGTGTAACAAGTGTATTATTGCTACAGGAGCATTCTGAGCACGTCCATCCAAGTGCCTTCTTTCCCAGGTCACCATTGATTGAAAAAGAATTTAATTCTATctcattatcagaagaaatagaaacaaataGAAGTGCAGATTTTTTTGAAACTCCTAAATCAGGTAGAAAAGGCTCCTCACTACGCAGAAGGCTGCTTTTACCCAATACTGTCAAAGCTGGCACAACTGTAGGATGCTGTGAAAGACAACTTAGTTCTTCAGGaagcatcaggaaaaaaatattctcttgtGTTTTGAGCTCTGAAGAAAAGCTTTCACAAACTGCTGCATATTCTCCAAAAGATAAAGATTACAAAACTCTGACAACTAGCACTTCAGAACCTGAGAATTCTAATCCTAATTCTCCAAAAAGGAGGCTTTCCTTTTCACAACAAAGGACTTCTACACTAGAGGAGTCCCAGTGTAAGGATCCTTTATTGTTAGAAACAGAAGGTTTGTCTCCAATTCAGTGGAAGGATGTCACTGCTAGTAACACTAATGAATTCAATGAAAATGTTCTTATGAGTGTTAGAGATGGGGTGCTTAGGACTCCTACTTACAGTAGGAGTAGCCTACCTGAGGCCAGTGAGGGAAAATACCTGACTTCTATCACCAGTCCAGTAGAGAACTTGAACTTTGGACTGTGTGATATAAACTCTCCTCCTGTTAAGGTAGCAAATTACCCAGATCTTTCAACGCCTGAAGATAGTGGATATAATTCACTTCCTTTGGACAAATCAGGAGATTCATTGTCTGATTATGAGGGATCTTTCCAAGAGCTCTTCCAAAAGCACAGAGAAGATTCCAGAACTTTAGACAGtaaaagaaagacaagaaaactTGAGCGAGTCAGAAGGTTATCCACTCTTCGGGAACTAGGCTCCCAGTCAGAGACAGAAGATAATCATGGCAGTCCTACTTCAATGCATGTGTTAACAAAAGAAAGAGACTATGTCAGTGAAGATCATGAGTTAGTTCTAAAAGAACAGCCTAGTGGAGACCTGGTTGTTAGTCATGGGGATTTCTCAAGAACTCCAGCTCTGAAAATAGTTCATGAAATTTGCTTGCAAAGACAAAGATTGCACCAAAAGCAAATCTCAGAGAATATTGATggaacagaaatatttgcattagATCATGTTCTTCCTGGACTTATTGGCAAGAAAATGGGCCTTGAAAAATTAGATATTTTAACAGAATTGAAAGATAGAAATTTAAAACATGTTCTTGCTATTGTTTTAGATGCTTTGACAGTGGAAAGTCTATGTAG CATTTGGAAAGTAAGCAAAAGCTGGCGTGAAATCATTGTACAAGACAGAAATGCAGATAAGAGGAGAAAGCTGTACACAAAACAGCTGAAAGAAGCAGCTCGG GAATATTTATTGAAGGCTGAAGATGCTGCTACAAGACTTAATATTCTCAATAGATCTGCTCTAAGGCCTGTTCAAGCTCAAGCCAGAACTCCTGTTTTACAGACACCACCTTCACACACTGAACTTACACCTAGGAGATGCAGTTCTGTTCCCCACTCAGCTAGTAGGCAGGAAGAATACATGAAA GTTGCTAAAACTCTGTTCACTGATGAAGCTCTAAAACCCTGTCCAAGATGTCAATATCCTGCTAAATATCAATTGGTAAAGAAACGGGGACTATGTAGCAGAGAAGCATGTGCGTTTGAGTTCTGTATTTTATGTCTGCAGGCATTCCATGGGTCAAAAGAATGTAATAGTTTATCTgcaaaaaggaagaataaaaaagatgCTCCACCAGGAAGTGcccaaagcaaaagaaatttaaaaaggcTCTAA